In Flammeovirgaceae bacterium 311, one DNA window encodes the following:
- a CDS encoding tonb family protein: MKSPEDPYTTSGHLTENQLLRYQAEAMDGAEMNRVERHLLECELCSDALDGISMLETKKASAAVADIKSRLGSRLEEQKAAPAVANWRWAAAAGVLLLVAASVYLIFNRTASINQQLAQQEVLEENTVAAPPQKQGADTTAFPQITPPPLAEEPLGQTTTSAAPLLREEKPAPPLLAQEDADNEQQTTDNGSRAAPSVTEALSGRAAGVQVQDEIELADLSWEEDSPAPAPAQKSESALSETEITQSTPRALSKSARSITTDNQRAATREIRGKVTESGSGEPIPGASIRIKGSDRGTVTDVDGEYTLVVPAAETMLSINFIGYREESVLVSPTNNNIVAELEPDVESLSEVVVTGYDTRTRPAGATEPAETTTPRPAAGMWNFRKWIKENQRYPAAALEAGAEGVVVVAFFVETDGSLSQFQIKKSAGYGLDEEAIRLLKEGPAWQPATVNKEPVRQEEIVRIPFKLPKH; this comes from the coding sequence ATGAAGAGTCCTGAAGACCCATATACAACCTCCGGCCACCTGACCGAAAACCAGCTACTCCGTTACCAGGCAGAAGCCATGGATGGTGCAGAAATGAACCGGGTGGAGCGGCATTTGCTTGAGTGTGAGCTTTGCAGCGATGCCCTGGATGGCATTTCCATGCTTGAGACAAAAAAGGCCTCTGCCGCAGTGGCCGACATCAAAAGCCGGCTGGGCAGCCGCCTGGAGGAACAAAAAGCAGCACCGGCAGTAGCCAACTGGCGGTGGGCCGCAGCAGCAGGTGTGTTGCTGCTGGTGGCAGCCTCTGTTTACCTGATCTTTAACCGTACAGCCTCCATCAACCAGCAGCTTGCCCAGCAGGAAGTACTGGAAGAAAATACAGTGGCAGCACCGCCCCAAAAACAGGGCGCAGATACTACTGCATTTCCGCAAATCACACCTCCCCCCCTGGCAGAAGAACCGCTAGGCCAAACCACTACATCAGCTGCTCCCCTCCTCCGGGAAGAAAAACCTGCGCCTCCTCTGCTGGCACAGGAAGATGCTGATAATGAGCAGCAAACCACTGACAATGGAAGTAGAGCAGCACCATCTGTAACAGAAGCACTTAGCGGTCGGGCTGCAGGTGTTCAGGTGCAGGATGAAATTGAGCTTGCTGATCTTTCCTGGGAAGAAGACAGCCCTGCTCCTGCCCCGGCCCAAAAGTCAGAGTCGGCCTTAAGCGAAACAGAAATTACACAAAGTACTCCAAGGGCGCTGTCTAAATCAGCCCGCTCCATAACTACTGACAATCAAAGGGCTGCTACCCGTGAAATCAGGGGAAAAGTAACAGAATCTGGATCTGGCGAACCCATACCAGGTGCCAGCATTCGCATCAAAGGTTCCGACAGGGGTACAGTGACGGATGTTGATGGCGAGTACACCCTGGTGGTGCCTGCAGCAGAGACGATGCTAAGCATCAACTTTATTGGCTACCGGGAAGAATCAGTACTTGTGTCGCCTACAAATAACAATATTGTGGCAGAGCTGGAACCAGATGTAGAGTCATTAAGTGAGGTAGTGGTAACAGGCTACGACACCCGAACAAGGCCTGCGGGCGCTACAGAACCAGCTGAAACAACCACACCCAGGCCTGCAGCAGGCATGTGGAACTTCAGAAAATGGATAAAGGAAAATCAGCGGTACCCTGCCGCTGCCCTGGAAGCAGGTGCCGAAGGCGTGGTAGTAGTAGCCTTTTTTGTAGAGACTGACGGCTCACTTAGTCAGTTTCAGATTAAAAAATCTGCCGGCTACGGACTGGACGAAGAGGCCATCAGGCTCCTGAAGGAAGGGCCAGCCTGGCAACCGGCCACTGTTAACAAAGAGCCAGTGAGGCAGGAAGAGATTGTTAGAATTCCTTTTAAATTACCTAAACACTAA
- a CDS encoding FAD dependent oxidoreductase (COG1233 Phytoene dehydrogenase and related proteins), whose protein sequence is MLKKDFDAVVVGSGPNGLAAAITMQRAGLSVLLLEAKDTIGGGMRSAELTLPGYVHDICSAIHPLAAQSPLFKTLPLRQFGLEFVKPVLHAAHPFDEGTAAVLTSSIEETARSLGKDGPVYQQLIGPLVKDWEAMAPALLGPLRIPKHPLDMARFGFKAVQSAQHLAKSFSTPKAKGLWAGMAAHAIQPLTNATTSAIAMVLLALGHVGGWPIPKGGARQIANALAAYFVSLGGKIETNFQVTTLSQLPSAHALLFDITPRQLLQIAGHKFSSLYRWQLNRYRYGMGVFKIDWALDGPVPFTAPECRKAGTVHLGNTLEEIAWGEQQIWNGRHPEQPYVLLAQQSLFDPSRAPKGKHTVWAYCHVPNGSTVDMTSAIEKQVERFAPGFREQILARHTMGALQMEDYNANYIGGDINGGAMDITQLFTRPALRLSPYKTSAKGIYICSSATPPGGGVHGMCGYHAAKKAMQEFFKIREESF, encoded by the coding sequence GTGCTGAAAAAAGATTTTGATGCTGTTGTTGTTGGATCCGGCCCGAACGGCCTGGCTGCTGCCATTACCATGCAAAGAGCTGGTTTATCGGTGCTCCTGCTGGAGGCAAAGGATACAATAGGAGGGGGCATGCGCTCTGCAGAACTTACCCTCCCGGGCTATGTGCACGATATCTGCTCGGCCATTCACCCGCTGGCAGCCCAATCACCTCTTTTTAAAACGCTGCCACTCCGGCAATTTGGGCTGGAATTCGTTAAGCCCGTACTACACGCTGCGCACCCTTTTGATGAGGGAACCGCTGCTGTGTTAACCTCATCCATAGAAGAAACTGCACGCTCACTGGGCAAAGACGGACCTGTCTATCAGCAGTTAATAGGCCCGCTGGTAAAGGACTGGGAGGCAATGGCGCCTGCATTGCTGGGCCCCCTGCGTATTCCCAAACACCCCCTGGACATGGCCCGCTTTGGCTTCAAGGCTGTGCAGTCTGCGCAGCATCTTGCTAAAAGCTTCAGCACTCCCAAAGCAAAGGGTTTATGGGCAGGTATGGCGGCGCATGCCATACAACCCCTCACCAACGCCACTACCTCTGCCATTGCTATGGTACTGCTGGCGCTGGGACATGTGGGCGGCTGGCCCATTCCTAAGGGAGGTGCCCGGCAGATAGCCAATGCCCTGGCGGCTTATTTTGTATCGCTGGGGGGCAAAATCGAAACCAATTTCCAGGTTACGACACTGAGCCAGCTGCCATCTGCGCATGCGCTGCTGTTTGATATTACACCCCGGCAGCTGCTGCAAATTGCCGGGCACAAGTTTTCCTCCCTTTATCGCTGGCAGTTAAACCGCTACCGCTACGGCATGGGGGTGTTTAAGATTGACTGGGCACTGGATGGACCGGTGCCTTTTACAGCTCCTGAATGCAGAAAGGCCGGTACGGTTCATCTGGGAAATACCCTGGAAGAAATTGCCTGGGGGGAGCAGCAGATCTGGAATGGCAGGCATCCGGAACAACCCTATGTGCTGCTGGCCCAGCAGAGCCTTTTCGATCCCTCCAGAGCCCCCAAGGGTAAACATACGGTCTGGGCCTATTGTCATGTGCCGAACGGCTCTACCGTAGATATGACCAGTGCCATTGAAAAACAGGTAGAGCGTTTTGCGCCTGGCTTCCGGGAGCAGATACTGGCCAGGCATACCATGGGTGCCCTGCAGATGGAAGATTACAATGCCAATTACATAGGTGGAGACATCAACGGCGGCGCTATGGACATTACCCAGCTGTTCACCAGGCCTGCCCTGCGGCTATCACCCTACAAAACCTCTGCGAAAGGCATCTATATCTGCTCTTCTGCCACTCCGCCCGGCGGCGGCGTACACGGCATGTGCGGCTACCATGCCGCTAAAAAGGCCATGCAGGAGTTTTTTAAGATCCGGGAGGAATCCTTTTAG
- a CDS encoding methionine-r-sulfoxide reductase (COG0229 Conserved domain frequently associated with peptide methionine sulfoxide reductase) — MLRWIDVLYYARYGNPEPYRRVDKTEQEWREQLTPAQYEVMREKGTEKAFRNTYCRSFDPGIYRCRGCDSELFASDSKYRSLTGWPGFSQPIAKAAVKYAFDNSHNMQRIEALCNVCESHLGHVFAHGREPAGLRYCINSESIALEAETAPLHKE; from the coding sequence ATGCTGCGCTGGATAGATGTATTGTATTATGCCCGATACGGGAATCCTGAACCATACCGGCGGGTAGATAAGACAGAGCAGGAGTGGCGGGAGCAGCTAACACCAGCCCAATATGAGGTAATGCGGGAGAAAGGTACGGAAAAGGCTTTCAGAAACACTTACTGCCGTTCTTTTGATCCGGGCATATATAGGTGCAGGGGTTGTGACAGCGAGCTTTTTGCCTCAGACAGTAAGTACAGGAGCCTGACTGGCTGGCCCGGCTTTTCGCAACCTATTGCCAAAGCTGCTGTTAAGTACGCCTTCGACAACAGCCACAACATGCAGCGGATCGAGGCCCTGTGTAATGTATGCGAGAGCCACCTGGGCCATGTATTTGCGCACGGTCGGGAACCAGCCGGGCTGCGGTACTGCATTAATTCCGAAAGCATAGCACTGGAGGCAGAAACTGCGCCCTTGCATAAAGAATAA
- a CDS encoding peptidyl-dipeptidase Dcp (COG0339 Zn-dependent oligopeptidases) yields MNKGPIKARGKWGVLVVLAMAGCTSTQPQDQSPQAQAPMEQNQAAEENILLKEWTGPYGGVPAFDKMDLAALKPAMEKGMAMHLAEIEAIAANPNPPTFDNTIVAFEEAGEPLGRAFTYYSIWSSNISSPEFREIQAELAPKISEYRSKITQNEALYKRIKAVYENAQQNPLPADQQRVVELIYKNFEMDGAGLDAQAKERYAAINKELSSLYTRFSNNVLADEEKYVVYLTKDQLSGLPESFVKAAAKAAADRGEEGKYAVTNTRSSMDQFLTYSDERALREKVWNNYYSRADNGDENDNNQIITQILKLRNERVKLLGFDNYAQWRLQDRMAKTPERAMELMNAVWPAALARVEEEVKDMQAVADESSANITIAPWDYRYYAEKVRQQKYDLDSDEVKQYLQLDKLTQALFFTAGELFNYNFEPVPAGAVPVFHEDVKVWEVTDKANGELVGLWYLDPFARQGKRSGAWASPYRSHTTYKGKKTVLASNNSNFIKPAPGEPVLVSWDDANTFFHEFGHALHFLSSEVKYPTLNSGVRDYTEFQSQLLERWLSTDQVINQFLVHHETGEPIPAELVAKIKKASTFNQGFSTTEYLASALMDMKFHTADPENMDVDKFERETLAALNMPKEIVMRHRSPHFGHVFSGEGYATGYYGYMWADVLTSDAAEAFQEAPGGFYDKEVAARLVEYLFAPRNSMDPADAYRKFRGRDPKIDALMRDRGFPVPDKKSNP; encoded by the coding sequence ATGAATAAAGGACCAATAAAAGCCAGGGGCAAATGGGGCGTTCTGGTAGTGCTGGCCATGGCAGGCTGCACCTCAACTCAGCCCCAGGACCAATCACCACAGGCACAAGCACCCATGGAGCAAAATCAGGCAGCAGAAGAAAATATATTATTGAAAGAATGGACCGGGCCGTATGGTGGTGTTCCTGCTTTCGATAAAATGGACCTGGCAGCACTGAAGCCAGCCATGGAAAAAGGAATGGCCATGCACCTGGCAGAAATAGAAGCCATTGCCGCAAACCCTAACCCACCCACTTTTGATAATACAATCGTGGCTTTCGAAGAAGCAGGCGAACCATTAGGTCGTGCATTTACCTACTACAGCATCTGGAGCAGTAATATTTCCTCTCCGGAATTCAGGGAGATTCAGGCTGAACTGGCACCTAAAATATCTGAGTACAGGTCTAAGATCACCCAGAATGAAGCGCTCTACAAGCGTATCAAGGCAGTGTACGAAAATGCACAGCAGAACCCACTGCCGGCAGATCAGCAGCGGGTGGTAGAACTTATCTATAAGAATTTTGAAATGGATGGCGCCGGTCTGGATGCGCAGGCCAAGGAACGCTACGCTGCCATCAATAAAGAGCTTTCTTCGCTTTACACCCGCTTTTCCAACAATGTACTGGCAGATGAAGAAAAGTATGTGGTGTACCTCACCAAAGATCAGCTTAGCGGCCTGCCGGAATCTTTTGTAAAGGCAGCAGCCAAAGCAGCGGCAGATCGCGGAGAAGAAGGCAAATATGCAGTTACCAACACCCGCTCTTCCATGGACCAGTTCCTGACCTACTCTGACGAGCGGGCTTTACGGGAAAAGGTGTGGAACAACTACTACTCCCGGGCCGATAATGGCGATGAAAACGACAACAACCAGATTATTACCCAAATCCTAAAGCTTAGGAACGAGCGGGTAAAATTGCTGGGCTTTGATAACTATGCCCAATGGCGCCTGCAGGACCGTATGGCCAAAACACCTGAACGTGCCATGGAGCTGATGAATGCTGTATGGCCGGCAGCACTGGCTAGGGTAGAGGAAGAAGTAAAAGACATGCAGGCTGTAGCTGATGAAAGCAGTGCAAATATTACCATTGCCCCCTGGGACTATCGCTACTATGCCGAGAAAGTACGCCAGCAAAAATACGACCTGGACTCTGATGAGGTAAAACAGTACCTGCAACTGGACAAGCTTACGCAGGCCCTGTTCTTCACAGCCGGTGAATTATTCAACTATAATTTTGAACCTGTGCCTGCCGGTGCCGTACCTGTTTTTCATGAAGATGTAAAGGTGTGGGAAGTGACCGATAAGGCTAACGGAGAGCTGGTAGGCCTCTGGTACCTCGATCCTTTTGCCCGCCAGGGAAAACGTTCCGGCGCCTGGGCATCGCCTTACCGCAGCCACACCACTTATAAAGGCAAGAAAACCGTACTGGCCTCCAACAACTCCAACTTTATCAAGCCTGCCCCGGGAGAGCCCGTGCTGGTTTCCTGGGATGATGCCAATACTTTCTTCCATGAGTTTGGCCATGCACTGCACTTCCTGTCTTCGGAAGTAAAATACCCAACCCTGAACAGCGGCGTGCGGGATTATACCGAGTTTCAGTCACAGCTCCTGGAGCGTTGGCTGTCTACCGACCAGGTGATCAACCAGTTTCTGGTGCACCACGAAACAGGCGAACCTATTCCGGCAGAGCTGGTGGCGAAGATCAAGAAAGCATCTACTTTCAACCAGGGGTTCAGCACCACAGAGTATTTGGCCTCAGCGCTGATGGACATGAAATTCCATACGGCAGATCCTGAAAATATGGACGTGGATAAGTTTGAAAGAGAAACACTGGCTGCGCTCAACATGCCAAAGGAAATTGTAATGCGCCACCGTTCCCCACACTTCGGACACGTATTTTCCGGTGAGGGCTATGCGACAGGCTATTACGGCTATATGTGGGCAGATGTGTTAACTTCCGATGCAGCCGAAGCATTCCAGGAGGCGCCAGGAGGTTTCTACGACAAAGAAGTAGCTGCCCGGCTGGTAGAATATCTGTTTGCCCCCAGAAACTCCATGGATCCCGCCGATGCCTACAGGAAATTCCGGGGCCGTGATCCAAAGATCGATGCACTGATGCGCGATCGTGGCTTCCCTGTTCCTGATAAGAAAAGTAATCCATAG